AAGAGTAAAAACCTGGTTACGATTTGAGAAGAAAACCCGATAGAGAACTTACAGGGGCTCTGAAAGAGATCCACAGGTGGGACGAAATTGATGGGTAAGAAGAAATGGAAGGCTTTTCACGGAGTTTGAATGAGTGAGAGACCACGCAGCACTGTGTGTGCAGTTTTGCTCTTTCAAGGTGCTTTGTTTTATAATGAGCTGCTAGGGGATGTTTGGCAAGTTGGTCATCGTAACCCCTATATCGGATAAGACCAATTTAATAGGTTGCCACCTATTCATCCtatttcgttttttttttttttccttaacaCAATTGATAttggttttcttgttttccaaTACATCTTAAGTCAACactttaataaataaaacatttattaaaaaagaaggagaagaagaacacAACCAAGGCAAGTTTAATCATATTTGGTAAAATTGTTAATGAAATTTGTTtgtggaattttttattattatatagttgatttgaaatttttagaTAAATTTTACACTCGTATTTGTTGAAAAGGGAGGCATAgctttgaaaatggaaatgaaaatcaagcattttgtggtTTAAAAATCCGTGTGTCTTTTCCGTGTATTACTACAAGTAACGTTCTTTTCATGTATCACTGCAGTAACGTTCTTTTTGTATATAATTGTCAGTAACGTTATTCTCGTGTATCACTGACAGTTACGTTATTCCTATGTATCGCTGACAATCAAGTTCTTGTTGTGCATCATTGGCCGTCTCTCAGAGTCTGAGTCacacttttttgtttatttctcGTTTCTCCCATGTAGCAGTCTCTTGTGACTATGAATCacacatttttatttatttcaagattgagAGGGAAGAAGAATTTAGTGATATGAGAAATGAAGAAATGGCATAATATAATCATTCTTTTATTAAGTTGCAAGATTGATTAGTAGATTCAGTTTGTGGTTAATAGATTCAGTTTGTGGTAGTAATAGTGATAATTTGCTATAAGAATTCTAGGTCTCCTCTTTGATGTAAGATCTCAAGTGTTTGAGTAAATTCTTAACCATTTGAATTGCAAGCctcttatatatacattcaaTTTGTAATACCATGTTTAAACATCCAATCTCAATTGCAAGCCTCAAACACCCAATCTCATATTTGAACCTACCAATTAAAATTTAGTCCCTCTaatagagatagagagagtTGGAATACCATTTGATCAAATGATTTAGTTAGATGACCAAATTGTAATTTGGGGACAAATTAAAGAGGATTTCCATCAAAAACCTTAAAATGGAaaatccattttcttttttttctttttttttttaatttaaaaaaaagggtacAAGTGCTGCCAAACAGCGTTTTAGATATTTACTCCCCCGCCATGGATAATAAGAAGTTAGCAACATAGCCACAAaataaaggaagaagaagaagttacGCTGTTCGTTAGTCTATCGGTTGAACCCCCAAAAACCTCACAAAACCCTCGACAATCTCACAGTTTCATCCATCAATTGTGTTTGTTTAGTTTCGACATTTTCACTAAATTGATGCACCTCTGTCTCTTTATTCCGTGATGACTCTTGTGCCCAGTCGTCAACTTTACCCAACGAGCTTATTCGACTCATTCCAGAGCTCCTTCTCAAAGTTCCATGGCCCCCACATCCATTTATTCAGGTGCGGTTCCTCCATTCCTTTCAAAAAGCACACTTTCTATGCCACCCACTACACTATCAGCTCTACCTTAAACCCTGAGCAAAACCCACTAAggaaatcaaattttgttaGGAAAAATCAACCCATTTCTCAATATAAACCCAAGAAGAATTTTTCTAGCAGTAGTTGGATTGATAAATGGAATGAATCCCACAAACATAATCGCCCAAAGCCACCCCGGGCTCTGTTGGACTATCAGAGTAGTGAAAGCGGGAATTTGAGTGGTTCAGGATATGCTGAGGGTGATAGCGGTGGGGGTAGAAATAGTAGTGGTAGTACAATGGAGAAGATTGttgagaaattgaagaaatttgggtACGTTGATGATAGTAATGAGAATAAAGGGGAGGTGAGAGACAGAGTGATTGAGAAAGGTTCTGTGGAGgatatattttatgttgagGAAGGAATGTTGCCAAATTCAAGAGGTGGGTTCTCGGAGGAATCACCATTAGGGATAGAGAATGTGTTTGGAGGTGATGGTAAGGTGAGGTTTCCATGGGAAAAGccaaaagaggaagagaagcaAGAAGAGGGTTCAGTGAGGAGGAAGAGTAGGACTTCATTGGCAGAATTGACGCTTCCCGAGTCAGAGTTGAGGAGGTTAACGAATTTGACATTTCAGAAGAAGCACAAGACTAGgattggtggtggtggtgttacTCAAGCCGTAGTGGAGATGATACATGAGAGATGGAAGACTTCAGAGATTGTGAgattgaaaattgaaggaCCACCAGCTCTTAACATGAAGAGAATGCATGAGATATTAGAGGTTTGCTTCTTATGATTTTAGTTACAGCTTTCTGTTTATgctattttgttttaatttctttatattcGACAAATTTACATctattttatcatattttgAGCTGTAATTATTGATTAGATTTTAATTGAAAGGATATacaggaattttttttttttttgtcaaaaggATATATAGGCATAAAACACAGAAAgtataaaagaaaacttttattttacatCTCTGCAAGAATTTCATGTCCAGTAGAAAATGGAGGGCTGCCTCCGGTTCTTAAATGTATGCTTAGAAAATGGAGCTAGAATTTGAAGCTCAAGGAATTTTCTTCACTATTGAACTATGTTGATTGGTCAGTGGAACTGAACACAAATATCTAAACATTTATTTGTCCCTTAGTTGGTGGATGTTGAAGGTAGAGATTCTTGTCCAAATTGTTTGACAAACAGCTTTTGTAGGCTTGAAATTATCTGAATTAAAAGCTTTCCTTTTTGCCTTTTCACTTGgtatttattttctgttaTGAAATCTTTCATTaagcaaaaataaagaaagaaaaaagtaaaagttttTAGAATAGCATATTTGAGAATTTCTTGGTTGTTCCTAtccaatttgtttttaatttaattttgttttctgttgttATGATCAGCGAAAAACTGGTGGTTTGGTGATTTGGAGGTCTGGCACATCCCTTTCTTTGTACAGAGGTGTGAGCTATGAGGTTCCTTCAGTAAAACTAAACAAGCGGATATACAAGAAACATGACATTTCTTCCACACCCTTACCAACTGTTGCTGATAAATCTGTGGGAGACTTTGCTGAGCTTGCTTCTTATAGTAATGTAAAAACACCCCAAGAAAAGTCAGAGAATACTTCCCAGGAGAAGGAAGACACAGAACAATTGGCAGAAGTGAAGTATGAAGATGAAGTAGACAAACTTTTAGATAGTTTAGGCCCTAGATTCAAAGATTGGCCAGGATGCGATCCATTACCTGTAGATGCAGATATGCTCCCGGGGATAGTTCCTGGTTACCAGCCTCCCTTCAGAGTACTTCCTTATGGAGTGCGATCTACCCTTGGTTTAAAGGAGGCAACATCTTTAAGAAGGCTGGCTAGGGTTCTTCCACCACATTTTGCTTTAGGTATGCATTTTCCTGTGTTGCACATAATTGACAAGATGCTTATTTGATTATTGTATGAATTTTGTCTGTAGGCCGAAGCAGACAGCTCCAGGGTCTAGCAGTGGCCATGGCTAAATTATGGGAAAAAAGTTTGATTGCAAAGATTGCACTGAAACGTGGTGTTCAGCTGACTACTAGTGAGAGAATGGCTGAAGACATAAAGGTAATGGAATCGGTTCGATTTATGACTCACTCCTACCTAATTATTGTCAAGGTGCACCTTGCCACGTACTTATGTTGCATTCAACTGCTAAACTCAAAATTGGTGTGCTGAGTTTCTAAATCAATGGGTGAATAGTACCTCATATAGTTAGTTATTGAGTCCAGCTATCAGTATCTATCATATGAATATTTTAGCAGGCAACTGGGAACTGGAATATGATATTCTTGGCAGATTACATTTGTAGTGTTGGCCAATTGGCTACTTATTaagagagagataaagaaaaagacaagtttAGCCAGGTCCAACTCTTTTGCTAGAGATTATTTATTAGTAGTATGAAAGTAAGTTGACTCACTGGGAGAAGTTTTACATCAGAAAAGGACTACATCCTTTAAGGAAACTgagaaataaatttatttttgtctaaGGGCTTACCGAGTGCAATGCAATGTCTGTCTTGTTCATCCTTCCATAATATCGTTCCGACTGTTATTTAGTCAATGTTTTCTTCATTGCCTATTTTGTGGGAATTAACCAAATCAACTCttaaacataaaattataattctgTGTGCTGTTACTTTCAGAAATGCTTTACAGGTGTGCCAGAGAAAgtagttttctttgttttcctaaattctttttcttctgtgtTCATCCTTTTGTCTGGAGTGTATATCTATATGTTTTCGCATCGGAATGGCATCTCTGTAGATAAGGTTATTCCTTTACAATAAGATTAGAGGTTCTGGGTCTTCTGGTTAGTTTTTTCCAATTGCTACTTATAACATGCATGGTTTGTTAACATTGAATATTAAAGGCTAGTTTATCACTACATATATTCATTTGTAAATAATTGGTAATAAATCACTTCATCACTCAATATTTACACCTGTTCATATTAGCTAATGTGTGTTCttaattcatatttatacAATTAAATGTTATTTATTTGCTGCAGAGATTGACGGGGGGTGTCATGCTATCTCGAAACAAGGACTTCTTGGTCTTCTATAGGGGGAAGAATTTTTTGTCACCAGATGTCACTGAAGCGTTACTGGAGCGGGAGAGATTGGCAAAATCCCTTCAAGATGAAGAGGAACAGGCAAGGTTGAGAGCTTCAGCCATGTTCATACCAAATGTTGAAGTAGCACAACACTTTGGTACCGCTGGTACACTTGGAGAGACTTTGGATGCAGATGCTAAGTGGGGAAAGAGGTTGgataaagaaaaagttatGCGAGAAGCAGACATATTAAGGCATGCCCATCTGGTCAGAAAGCTTGAACGAAAGCTTTCCTTTGTAAGTACAGAAACTTGGGATTGTTTTGCAAAATTCTTATTGGATTTAGTATAAGAAACATCTTGTAGTCTAACAAAAAGTCTTTCTGTCACAAGTCCCTTTGAATACTTAATATGCTATTTTATATCACGCTGTTCCAGTGCTAGAATTTCGCTTCCTTTGAACTTATGAATTTTGTCTGTTAGGCTGAACGAAAGCTAATGAGAGCTGAACAAGCCTTATCTAAGGTAGAGGAATCTTTGAAACCATCCAAGCAGCAAGCAGACCCAGAAAGCATTACTGATGAGGAGAGGTTTATGTTTCGTAAGCTTGGGTTAAGGATGAAAGCTTTCTTACTGCTTGGTATAACAATTCTCCATCTACCAATTTATCACGCTGTGATTTTATTATGGTTTACTTATCGAAACTTGATTTCTTCAGGTAGACGTGGAGTATTTGATGGTACAGTGGAGAACATGCATTTGCACTGGAAGTACCGGGAGTTGGTCAAGATAATGGTGAATGCTAAAACTTTTGAACAGGTCAAAAATATTGCATTAGCACTTGAAGCAGAGAGTGGAGGTGTCTTGGTTTCAGTAGACAAAGTTTCCAAAAAATTTGCTATAATTGTGTACCGAGGAAAGGACTATCACCGACCTTCTACATTGAGGCCAAAGAATCTTTTGACAAAAAGGAAAGCTTTGGCACGCTCTATTGAACTTCAAAGACAGGAGGTATCACTAAAAATTTGAATGCTAATAGCTCCTGGTTTCATAAGATATTATGACCCATATGCTCGGAGTGATTTGCCCCTACATGTAGGAGGCTTTATTATTTATTGCTTGATATGTTTTTGTGAACAATAATGGTCCTgacttatttttctctttgttgaACAGGCTCTTCTAAAACATATTTCAGCTGTGCAGAGTAAAGCGGACACACTTAGATCCGAAATAGTATGCCCCTTTATACATTTTAGTTATTGCTATTACAAGTCTTAACTATTTTAAATGGCAGGAGAAGTATATATACAACCCACCTTTTCCCTTTTCATTCTAAGTGGCTTATGTTTCACATTGATAGGAACAAATGGATAGTGTGAAAGATCAAGGAGATGAAGCATTGTACAACAAATTAGATTCTTCTTACCCTACTGACGATGAGGATTCTGAGGTTTGTATTTACTTGATCTTCTAAGTTTACTCTTTTTGTTAGTTAAACCAGTTGTTCTAACATCTTAATCCTTTTGTTCTCCTTTTGAAGGAAGTAGATGCTTATCTTGAAACATATAACAGAGAAAATGAAGGTGAAGATGAAGGCAATTACTCAATTTGCAATCCTCACCTGGAAACCAattttccatattttgagAATCAGGATTCTCAAACAGAATTGGAAGTTCCTCAACACCATTTGCATGCAGTGCCGACGAATTCATGTGCTGGATTGGACCAGGATGAGGAACATGACTCCCTACAATGATGGTATCAACTGAATGTAAACCATTGGTAGAACAGCATTCAGAAATTGTCGAAAGGGTTGTGGGAATAGCATCCTGGTTGCTTGGCATATTGTACAGACAATTTTGGGAGGCCAACGTATATGTAACTTTACATTAGTTTTTTGGTACACAAGTTTCTGTCATGATCTCTTGCCATGTTTTTTAGTTCTTGTGGGAGGAGTTAGATGTAGCTGGTTTGTAGAGCATATTCATGTTTTCAGGCCTCAAACTTGTGTTACACTTTTGCTGAAGAAGCATTCTATGTAAATGAACATGATTCTTCAATCCCGGTGGATATTTTTCCTCACTTACTTCTGTCTACAGCTTCACAAGCTTCATTATTGATAATGAAAGATTTACGCTTTGGTTTCATACAGACTGGGATACAAAATGGGCACtaagttttctttcttatttttctcaatagGGTTGGTAAGAGCCTCCACAATGAGTTCCCTAAACCATCTCCTTAGataaattttagggaggatttggaaaaatacaacttcaaccatgctccctatccatctcctaaaatagggagacaTCAAAGAGCTCTTAAacttgaggagagagaaagaactctaatggctccctataatttaatgctgctttatttaatgagtatttcaaacctttaatttatttttattatttttatattattttttaatagagattgaccaattaaaaaagagttataacATTTATAACTCCCTAAACTAGAGAGCATGATTGGAGTTTGTTGATGCTCTTTTTGGGAGGGTCAACTTAGGTAGATGAGTATTATATCTTTAGCAAGGGAGAAGCTGTGTACCTTCGGTATTCAGAGAACCTGCAAAagacaatgaagaagaaaaagcagtCGTTAAGCTTCGAACACCAGCGTGGTGCCTActgaaggctctccgatgctcaAGTTAGCTATATGTGGtaattttggcagagtaacagtaaagaTGAGAAAATAGTTACATTTTTTACTTGGGCattgttccctatttataggggaagtgaaaatgagatttttgcacaaagtttcgatgtgggactttgtgcaaatTGCTGCAAAGGTGACATGTGTCCATGGAAATTAGGTTCGGCAGTCGAGAGCTTCGGTAGGTATTTGCCGCTTCAGGAGAGTGTCTTCCTTTAGCCAGTTAGAAGGTGATGAAGTCACTCACTTTCTAAGGGTTTGTCTGTGTGTCCCTTCGGGGTATTTCAGCAGGGGAGAAAGCGTGTCTGCCTTGGTACCAGTCGTTTTGATACTGGATATGCTCGAttgattatggtgtaaacagagtttaaattttatagagagctcttaaaataacttttatatgtttttagctaaatttaactaaaaaataaagagcatGATTATGGATGCTCTAAGTAAGCTTTTGCTCTAATAAATTCATGGAATATAAAGCATTGCTCTGATAAATTCATGGAATTGCGTGGTTTTAATGAGTTTAGGCATGTGTTTCATCTTCTCTTTTCGGTTTAGTCGTTCATCTTCTATGCTATCAAAGTGGTTTTAattagattaatatatattaattatagtCCTCATCAATGCTTCCAATCTCAATTATGTAGAATTCCTAAGGCCTTAGTCCCAAAGCATTAGTTTTCAACAACTATGTTTTTAATGCTTCCAATCTCAATTATTTTGAGCCTCTATATTATTTCATAAACCACATAAGAAACTGGAGATCAGAGCCattcaattcaatccaattttCCTCCCCACAAAGACATGGATTGCTTTAGGTTTAGTGGCCTCCATGAAACTTCTGCCAACCCCTATGAGCTTTTGGTCCAGGCTGCAACTCTCATACCAATTTGGCATTACTTGTTAGGCTTTCTCATCACTTCCTTTGTGTTCCTCCACATCTACTTCGACTTCCATTTCCTCCAAGGCATTTTCAATGGATCCAGAGGCTACCCTGTCGACTTGACATACAACTCCGACTCCCACACCGCAGCGTGGTTTCCAGGTGTCATGTTCTCCATGGCCGGTACTTGGCCACACCATGGCTCACGAGCCCTCATTTGCAGAATTTTTTCCTCAATTTCTTTGGCAACCCTCCAGCTGTCACTTACCAAAGAGAACTATTTCGTCTGTCGGATGGTGGTACTATTGCACTGGATTGGGCAGTGAGTTCTTATGTGTTGCCTAAAGATGACACAACCCCTATTGTAGTAGTGCTTCCTGGACTGACCAGTGATTCTCAATCTTCTTACATAAGACATCTTGCTTTCAACAAGGCCAAAATGGGATGGAATGTAGTGATCAGCAACCACAGAGAACTTGGTGGTGTTCCAATTACTTCAGACTTGGTTTACAATTGTGGATGGACCAACGATATTCATGAAGTCTGCAATCGCCTCCACCATAAGCATCCCAAGGCTCCGTTGTTTCTCATTGGAACAAGCATAGGTGATTACAATCAATTTTCCATCATCTAATTTCTTCTAGAGTAGTACATTTCACTCGAAATTTCCATATAACTTATCTCGATATCGATGTTTTTTGTAGATGTTTCTGCTGACATTGAGTATGTGTTAGGTGCCAACATCTTGGTCAAGTACCTTGGAGAAGATGGAGACAATGCCCCAGTTTCTGGAGCTGCAGCCATTTCCAATCCATGGGACTTTCTCATTGGTGACATATTCATTCGCCGTACCCTGCTGCAGAAGTTTTATGACAAAGCTCTAACACTTGGCCTTTAATGGTACTCACAGCTACACCAGCAGTGCTATTCCCGGCTTGCGAATTGGGATGGGAAGATGCGTTGCATTCGGCATTACCATGCTACCTGTGATGTAGGCAAGTTTGAGACTGTGGACACTTTTCATAGGAGCACAAGCAGCTCCATTTATGTGTGCAATGTGTGTGTGCCTCTGCTTTGTATCAGTGCCTTGGATGATCCAATCTGCACCAGAGAAGCCATTCCTTTGGGTGAATGTAGAGAAAATATGATGTTGTTTTGACCACCACAAAGCATGGGAGTCACTTAGCTTTCTTTGAAGGAATTTCTGCATCTCGGATCTGGTGGGTGAGGACTCTGGATGAGTTTTTTAAGGTTCTGCATTGTGACCAATATATGCATGTACATAAGAAGATGAAGACTTCTTCTGGCTCAGAGTTGCCATTAGGCTCTACAATTGATCAGGATAAGAAACTGGTTTTATTGGGCAAGGTTGTTGCAGCTGTTGCATTGGCCAAAGTAGTTGCCAAGAAACTTGGCTTTGTGGCCTGATatgttaaaattataaataactATGTTATTGATCCATTCGACTGAGTGCCGGTCAAGTAAACAAGCAAAATTTGATGTAACTTGTAATTTTTCTGAAATGTATGTTCTAAATATTTTGGATGCAGAAAGAATTCTGAGTCTGTATGGTTGTATagctgttttttttcccctctgAAATCATTCAATCAAACAGCCAAGCTACTCTTGCATATTCAAGATGCTAAACCTTATCAGTAGGCCCTGGCTGTTCCTTAGTATATAATTCATAATTGTCTATTCTCACCCTAATGTATTTTTGCTATACAATTGCTGATGTGATCAAGTTTAAGTTTTGGATATTACTTGCCTCCTTCTTTGTAAAAGGATATTCTCCCGTCTTGAGAATCACAGTTCAACAcatattcattaaaaacacaaaaagaaaaacttatgtACACATATTATGCTGTTATTGGCAAGAATGTTCCTACTTATATAATAAGGAGGGAAGTATTCCCTTAAGTTTTTTCGTCCAGAAAAACACAGAGCTATGTAGCAGaaagcaacaaaagaaaaactatatATGCCAAGTTTCCTCCAAGGAAACAACTTGGACTAAAAATGAATGATTGGTATTTTAGATTTCATGGATGGGTTAAAAGACTTGGAGCCACAAAGCGACCCCCAAGCCGATAAGTTTTGACACCCCAATGCAAGTTGCGTGATGTCTCCTTTTGACCACGAAGTCCCCTCTATGGCCATACAcgcttgaaaaaaaaaaaaattagaaaaaaaaaaacttgaaaaaaagtCTCCTTGACCAAAACTAGATAGTTGACCACGTGTTAAATGCTTTTTAActggagaaaagaaaatgcagtTCCGGAAGTGGAGCCTTATATATTAACTGCCacaattgaaatttgaagttcCCGGCACAAACACGGAgacggagagagagaagaaaagaagatgaacaTGGACCAATATATCCTTGAAGCACTGGAAGGTGAGTTTTTGTTGGATGAGAGTCTTCCAGTACTAAACCAAAGAGCTTTTGTGCCCTACACAAGCAGACCCATCACTGAAAAAGGGCTTGATAAGCCTCCTAACTCCATGAACGTGAACAAGAGGATGGTACAGTTCCTGAGGAAAAGTTGGGCACCTGCAACTGCCCGAATCGTAACCGGAGAGGACTGCAGAGAACGCGGTTTTCGCCACATGCTCAACGAGCGCATGAGGAGggagaagcagaagcagagcTACATGGCCTTGCATTCCATGCTGCCAACTGGAGCCAAGGTCGGTGtttaatcaattaaattaaattattgagaGCTGTCTCACTACTCCAAAATTGTCATCCTGCACTTTTTTTCGTGTGATTGgactaaaaaaatttgtgttgcATGTTTGCAGAGTGATAAGAACTGGATTGTGCAAATGACAGCCATGAATATTCAGCAACTGCAGAGGTATAAGGAGGAGCTGAGAAAGAGGAACATGGAGGTTGAAGCCATTTTGGTGGCAAACGAAAAGGAGCGAGTGAATTGGAGCAAGATTAGATTAAGGGTGGCTAATCCAACATCAGGGGTTGATTCTATGCTGGAGGTTCTTAGGTGCTTGCAATATTTGGGGTTGAAAGCCAGAAATGTTCAATCTAATTTCTCCGCCCAGGAGTTTTCAGCAGAGCTGGAAATTGAAACcaaggtctctctctctctctctccctcacaAAAGTattacaattattttttttctggttCTTTTCTTCAAATGCTAGCAAGCCTTGATAAATTAGAGAGTTCAAATCATTTGTTCCCTTGTCAtcaagataaaagaaaaaagaaacaaatttgcTCTTCAAAATTGGAATAAGGTTGCTAAAAGACATTGCCTTCTTGCTTCTCATGAGCTGTCTTCCTTGCATATTTTCTACATTTCAGCTCtattaattgatttgattttttttttttcttatttagaagttaaaattagatttgagaaaaagaaaggaggtTATATAATTGCCCATTTAATCACAAAGTATTATATGTGTAGTTAAGGGataaaattaaacatacaTGGAGTCATGTATATGCCTAACATAACTTGAAATTCGACTCTCGAACTCTCCACGTTTCTCTAATTTCAACCACATATCACTCTCACTATTTACCAATCAAGGTTGAATAGTAAACCCAAAATCCCAAATATTTATCACATATGATATGATACCgacttcattattttattttattttggagtGACACACCACCTTCTGTTTCTTGGCCAACAATGACACCTACGTCTAAAAGCTTTATGCATGGAAATAGATAGGAAGATATCAATAGAAAAGGGCAGTCTTATTCCCAAATTGAAATATAGCAAAATGCACACGTGGTCTTTCTCACCAGTTACCCCTCGcggcctttttatatataattctgAACTTCCTCTATTTTATTGTACTTGTTGAAAGATTGGGGCCGCGGAGATAGAAGAGGCCTTGCAAGAAACCCTCTACGAAGCTGAGAGGAAACTTCGGTTTTCATTT
The window above is part of the Prunus dulcis chromosome 1, ALMONDv2, whole genome shotgun sequence genome. Proteins encoded here:
- the LOC117615699 gene encoding CRM-domain containing factor CFM3A, chloroplastic/mitochondrial, translating into MTLVPSRQLYPTSLFDSFQSSFSKFHGPHIHLFRCGSSIPFKKHTFYATHYTISSTLNPEQNPLRKSNFVRKNQPISQYKPKKNFSSSSWIDKWNESHKHNRPKPPRALLDYQSSESGNLSGSGYAEGDSGGGRNSSGSTMEKIVEKLKKFGYVDDSNENKGEVRDRVIEKGSVEDIFYVEEGMLPNSRGGFSEESPLGIENVFGGDGKVRFPWEKPKEEEKQEEGSVRRKSRTSLAELTLPESELRRLTNLTFQKKHKTRIGGGGVTQAVVEMIHERWKTSEIVRLKIEGPPALNMKRMHEILERKTGGLVIWRSGTSLSLYRGVSYEVPSVKLNKRIYKKHDISSTPLPTVADKSVGDFAELASYSNVKTPQEKSENTSQEKEDTEQLAEVKYEDEVDKLLDSLGPRFKDWPGCDPLPVDADMLPGIVPGYQPPFRVLPYGVRSTLGLKEATSLRRLARVLPPHFALGRSRQLQGLAVAMAKLWEKSLIAKIALKRGVQLTTSERMAEDIKRLTGGVMLSRNKDFLVFYRGKNFLSPDVTEALLERERLAKSLQDEEEQARLRASAMFIPNVEVAQHFGTAGTLGETLDADAKWGKRLDKEKVMREADILRHAHLVRKLERKLSFAERKLMRAEQALSKVEESLKPSKQQADPESITDEERFMFRKLGLRMKAFLLLGRRGVFDGTVENMHLHWKYRELVKIMVNAKTFEQVKNIALALEAESGGVLVSVDKVSKKFAIIVYRGKDYHRPSTLRPKNLLTKRKALARSIELQRQEALLKHISAVQSKADTLRSEIEQMDSVKDQGDEALYNKLDSSYPTDDEDSEEVDAYLETYNRENEGEDEGNYSICNPHLETNFPYFENQDSQTELEVPQHHLHAVPTNSCAGLDQDEEHDSLQ
- the LOC117619361 gene encoding transcription factor bHLH92 isoform X1 — encoded protein: MNMDQYILEALEGEFLLDESLPVLNQRAFVPYTSRPITEKGLDKPPNSMNVNKRMVQFLRKSWAPATARIVTGEDCRERGFRHMLNERMRREKQKQSYMALHSMLPTGAKSDKNWIVQMTAMNIQQLQRYKEELRKRNMEVEAILVANEKERVNWSKIRLRVANPTSGVDSMLEVLRCLQYLGLKARNVQSNFSAQEFSAELEIETKVSLSLSPSQKYYNYFFSGSFLQMLASLDKLESSNHLFPCHQDKRKKKQICSSKLE
- the LOC117619361 gene encoding transcription factor bHLH92 isoform X2; protein product: MNMDQYILEALEGEFLLDESLPVLNQRAFVPYTSRPITEKGLDKPPNSMNVNKRMVQFLRKSWAPATARIVTGEDCRERGFRHMLNERMRREKQKQSYMALHSMLPTGAKSDKNWIVQMTAMNIQQLQRYKEELRKRNMEVEAILVANEKERVNWSKIRLRVANPTSGVDSMLEVLRCLQYLGLKARNVQSNFSAQEFSAELEIETKIGAAEIEEALQETLYEAERKLRFSFPGR